From Labeo rohita strain BAU-BD-2019 chromosome 18, IGBB_LRoh.1.0, whole genome shotgun sequence, the proteins below share one genomic window:
- the nudt4a gene encoding nudix (nucleoside diphosphate linked moiety X)-type motif 4a isoform X3 has protein sequence MLGFNMHFILSVSGALNWVSVSADAQDYEVLLVSSSRHPDQWIVPGGGMEPEEEPGGAAVREVYEEAGVRGTLGRLLGVFEQNQDSKHRTYVYVLTVTETLEDWEDSVNIGRKRKWFKIDEAIRVLQCHKPVHAEYLRKLTPRCGPTNGNAQEPANTDDNAPLRQTASHDCGLPHLHR, from the exons ATGCTGGGATTTAACATGCACTTCATCTTGAGTGTCAGTGGGGCTCTGAACTGGGTCAGTGTGTCAGCAGATGCTCAGGACTATGAG GTTTTGCTTGTTAGCAGCAGTCGACATCCAGATCAGTGGATTGTTCCAGGAGGAGGGATGGAGCCAGAAGAGGAGCCTGGAGGAGCTGCGGTTCGAGAGGTCTATGAGGAG GCTGGTGTGAGGGGCACCCTTGGCAGGCTACTTGGGGTGTTTGAG CAGAACCAGGACAGCAAGCATCGGACCTACGTGTATGTGCTTACTGTTACAGAGACACTGGAAGACTGGGAGGACTCAGTCAATATTG GTCGGAAGCGGAAATGGTTCAAGATCGATGAGGCGATCCGGGTGCTGCAGTGCCACAAACCTGTCCACGCGGAGTATCTCCGCAAACTCACTCCTCGTTGCGGCCCCACGAACGGCAACGCTCAGGAGCCGGCGAACACGGATGACAACGCCCCCCTCCGCCAGACAGCCTCACATGACTGTGGACTGCCCCATTTGCACAGATAG